One window of Campylobacter sp. RM12651 genomic DNA carries:
- a CDS encoding RsmB/NOP family class I SAM-dependent RNA methyltransferase: MIFNHTEHFSEIYGFKKPIDLEYFGVFINSIKCDEEKFLSAFSTYEPTKIDNNFYIFNQEFKIRISTHDLAINGGIYIQDYSSYLCAKALNVSSSDIILDMCAAPGGKSINLANFSDNCENLSSNELNSKRFHKLKTILANYGVKAKTYNHDGVLIGRKTPERFSKILLDAPCSTFMHDFSITKSQKEIKQIATTQKKLLNSALTALQIGGELVYSTCTHNFYENEAVIFNALNSKFNIELLEIDLPCEYLQGLSNYDEKYSDIRLAKTYRIKPTNTHSGFFIAKLRKLG; the protein is encoded by the coding sequence ATGATATTTAATCATACCGAGCATTTTAGCGAGATTTATGGCTTTAAAAAGCCAATTGATTTGGAGTATTTCGGAGTATTTATAAACTCTATCAAATGCGATGAAGAAAAGTTTTTAAGCGCATTTAGCACTTACGAACCTACAAAAATAGATAATAATTTTTATATTTTTAATCAAGAATTTAAAATAAGAATTTCAACTCACGATTTAGCAATAAATGGCGGTATTTATATACAAGATTATTCAAGCTATTTATGCGCTAAGGCTTTAAATGTTAGCTCAAGCGATATTATTTTGGATATGTGTGCTGCTCCAGGGGGTAAAAGTATAAATCTAGCTAATTTTAGCGACAATTGTGAAAATCTAAGCTCAAATGAGCTAAATAGCAAAAGATTTCATAAGCTTAAAACAATCCTAGCAAACTACGGCGTAAAGGCAAAAACCTATAATCACGATGGCGTTTTGATAGGTCGTAAAACGCCCGAGCGATTTAGCAAAATATTGCTTGATGCTCCGTGTAGCACATTTATGCACGATTTTTCTATCACAAAAAGTCAAAAAGAAATAAAGCAAATCGCCACTACTCAAAAAAAGCTTTTAAACTCTGCCCTAACAGCTTTACAAATAGGTGGGGAGCTAGTTTATAGCACTTGCACGCATAATTTTTATGAAAACGAAGCAGTGATTTTTAATGCGCTTAATTCTAAATTTAATATAGAACTTTTAGAAATTGATTTGCCTTGCGAGTATTTACAAGGACTAAGTAATTACGATGAAAAATATAGCGATATTAGACTTGCTAAAACTTATCGCATAAAGCCAACCAATACTCATTCAGGCTTTTTCATAGCAAAATTAAGGAAATTAGGTTAA
- a CDS encoding tetratricopeptide repeat protein: MKKLLFLVFLGAGILGANELESKCNKGDLVACVKLGEIYFNEQNYQKSIEFFKKACDGGYALGCTGLGKFYADGRGVKQDLVKASELYTKACDGGDALGCFVLGFLYEQGFGVTQNYTKAINLYIKSCNNRFGVSCSMVGALYSNGKGVKKDKIKAQEYFNKACDLGYQGGCDEYRKLNEQGY, translated from the coding sequence ATGAAAAAATTATTATTTTTAGTGTTTTTAGGCGCTGGTATTTTAGGTGCGAATGAGCTTGAGAGTAAATGTAATAAAGGCGATTTGGTAGCTTGTGTAAAATTAGGTGAAATATATTTTAACGAACAAAACTATCAAAAATCTATTGAATTTTTTAAAAAAGCTTGTGATGGTGGTTATGCTTTGGGATGTACCGGTCTAGGAAAATTTTATGCAGATGGAAGAGGTGTTAAACAAGACTTGGTAAAAGCAAGCGAACTTTACACTAAAGCTTGTGATGGTGGAGATGCCTTAGGCTGCTTTGTTTTAGGATTTTTATATGAACAAGGATTTGGAGTTACGCAAAATTATACAAAAGCTATCAATCTATATATCAAATCTTGTAATAATAGATTCGGTGTAAGCTGTTCTATGGTAGGGGCTTTATATAGTAATGGCAAAGGTGTGAAAAAAGACAAAATAAAAGCTCAAGAATACTTTAACAAAGCTTGTGATTTAGGTTATCAGGGCGGTTGCGATGAGTATAGAAAACTAAATGAACAAGGATATTAA